A region of the Stieleria neptunia genome:
CCGTCCCCACAGCCACAAGCCTCTCGGACACGATCGAATGATGAAAAACTTCGAGCACGATTTCGTTTTGCCTCCCTTCCCGGGTTTTCCGTCCGCCAGTCGATTCGTCCCCGTCGGGCCGGTGCTGGAGACATTTTCACGCGTTTCACGCAGCGTCCTGGCGCGTGAAGCGATCTCGTTGGTGATCGGACCGCCGGGCACCGGCAAGTCGCTGGTCTGTGCCTTGTTGGCCAAAGAATTTGCGACGACCCATGACGTCGTCGCTCTCGGGGAAACGCCGATCGCCGATGACACCGCGTTCTACCGGTTCTTGTTGCACCGTCTCGGCGTGCCCTTGGAAACCGGCAAACGCGACGATTTCGAGTTGATGATCCACGACCGTCTGTGCGGCCCCGATGCAAAACCACACGGGGCGCTGTTGGTCATCGACGAAGCCGCCTCGCTGTCGGCCGACGTGTTGGAAGCGATTCGACGCCTGACCAATCTGATGCGCGACGGACAACCGATGGTCAGCGCCGTCGTCGCCGGTGGCGTCAAGCTGGATGAAACGCTGACGGCACCCTCGCTGGAACCGTTCGTGCAACGCGTGACCGCGCGCTGTTATCTGCACCCGCTCAACGCCGACGAAACGCGACGGTACATCCGCCAATCGATCGAAGTTTGCGACGCGTCGTCCGATGACACCATCGCCGACAAAGCGATCTCCGCCATCTACCATGCCACCAGCGGCGTTCCCCGGTTGATCAACCAATTGATGACCGAAGCGATCGATTGCGCCGCCGAGTTGGGCGAGAGCGTGATCGATGAACACACCGTCGACAAGGCCTGGGCGAGCTTGCAGCAACTGCCCAGCCCGATGATCGAAGAACCCCGCCTGCAACCGGAAAGCTCGGTCGTCGAGTTCGGGCAGCTGAGCGATCCGGACGTCGACACCGACGCCGACGCCAGCCCGCGGATCGAGGCGCCGCAGCTCGAGCCGGCCGAAGAAACGTTGGCGGCCGCCGAAGAGCTTGTCGCCGAACAAGAGGAAGCGATCGAATCCGAAGCGGCCGATGCCGCCGTCTCCGCCGTCCCCGATCCGATTTCCCTGTTCGGTGAATTTGAGGACGAGGAAAATATCGAAGTCGGTGTCGCACAGGTCAAAGCGAAGCCGAACGAGCCGTCCGAAGTCGACTTGGAAACGATGCTGCATTCCCAAATCGTCGGCCTCAGCCAATTTGTTTCCGAGAACACCGCATCCCGGTATTCCGAATACGATTCTCTGGCTGTGTTCGAAGAACCCGGGATGATCCAGGACTCGGTCGCCGACGAGTCGCGGAAGGAGTCGCTGGAAGACTCACTGGAAGCATCACTGAGCGGGCCGTCGGACGGGTGGGTGGACGAACCGGTCGCCGAGGCGGCGGACGAACCGGTCGCCGAAGCCGGCAAAGATTTACCCAGCGTGGTCTGGTACGACGAACCCGCCCAGGCCGACGATGCACAGGGTTCCGCCGGTCAAGACGACACCGATCTGCTGTGGATCACCGAAGACATCGACGTGGACCGCAAAATCATCAAGCCGGCTTCTGCGGGCGGCTCGCATCGCATCGACCAGCCGTCCGAGCACGACGCGCCCAAGTTGACCGTCGACTACCGCGAAATGCTCGAAAAAATGCGAAACCAAGCCTGAGGCTTTGTGCCGGCAACGTCCGCAGACGCGGCGAGGGAGGCACGAGAGACCGTCGTGGGGTTCCCCACCGGTTGCCCTGCTAATCCGGCGATCTTGCACTCCCTTCGCCGCAAACCCTTGCCAGACCAACGCGGTGGTTTTAATCTGCAATGAGTCCACCCGTCCCCGGTTTTTTTCCCCTCGCTACGCGTCTTGGACGACTCCACGAACAGCCGATCGATTCCGAGCGACCTTTTGATCGCGATTTGCACCTATCAGGAATCACAGAATATCCAGGCGATGCTGGTCGGCTTGCGGCGTGCCTTCCCGGACGCCTGTCTGATGGTGGTCGACGATAATTCACCCGACGGCACGGCCGATCTGGTCCGCGAAGCCCAGCGGTCGGACCCTCGGATTGAGTTGATCGTCCGACGCGACAAACGGGGATTGGGGTCGGCCATCGTCGATGCGATGAAGTACGCCGTGGCTCGGGGCTATCGTTTTTTTGTCAATCTGGACGCGGATCAAAGTCATGACCCGGCCCAGTTGCCCAGTCTGGTCGAACGGGCGCGATCCGACGCGGACGTCGACGTCGTCATCGGATCACGCTACGTGCCCGGCGGCAAGATCGTCGGTTGGCCGCTGCGGCGGCGAATGATGAGCAAACTGGTCAACCGATTTGCGACGGCGTTTCTGAAATTGCCGGTCAAGGACTGTAGCGGTTCGATG
Encoded here:
- a CDS encoding ExeA family protein, with the protein product MMKNFEHDFVLPPFPGFPSASRFVPVGPVLETFSRVSRSVLAREAISLVIGPPGTGKSLVCALLAKEFATTHDVVALGETPIADDTAFYRFLLHRLGVPLETGKRDDFELMIHDRLCGPDAKPHGALLVIDEAASLSADVLEAIRRLTNLMRDGQPMVSAVVAGGVKLDETLTAPSLEPFVQRVTARCYLHPLNADETRRYIRQSIEVCDASSDDTIADKAISAIYHATSGVPRLINQLMTEAIDCAAELGESVIDEHTVDKAWASLQQLPSPMIEEPRLQPESSVVEFGQLSDPDVDTDADASPRIEAPQLEPAEETLAAAEELVAEQEEAIESEAADAAVSAVPDPISLFGEFEDEENIEVGVAQVKAKPNEPSEVDLETMLHSQIVGLSQFVSENTASRYSEYDSLAVFEEPGMIQDSVADESRKESLEDSLEASLSGPSDGWVDEPVAEAADEPVAEAGKDLPSVVWYDEPAQADDAQGSAGQDDTDLLWITEDIDVDRKIIKPASAGGSHRIDQPSEHDAPKLTVDYREMLEKMRNQA
- a CDS encoding polyprenol monophosphomannose synthase → MDDSTNSRSIPSDLLIAICTYQESQNIQAMLVGLRRAFPDACLMVVDDNSPDGTADLVREAQRSDPRIELIVRRDKRGLGSAIVDAMKYAVARGYRFFVNLDADQSHDPAQLPSLVERARSDADVDVVIGSRYVPGGKIVGWPLRRRMMSKLVNRFATAFLKLPVKDCSGSMRCYRTSALDAVDLNSLQCTGYAVLEELLVKFHRDGRKMSEVPITFTERELGHSKLTLAEAVRSVRFMLRLAMTLR